In one Aromatoleum aromaticum EbN1 genomic region, the following are encoded:
- a CDS encoding DEAD/DEAH box helicase family protein translates to MSRAPRRTRTQPPLVASHFQDALVLNQYLLSLFGIDPLAPHRDGGRPARPLELIAKTLRDAEPGIGPDGRHRFLAELISHLPKNSTLTPAALARFDANLVAHTQAINARRRHKGEIAWKYFQWLTLLFVEIYLDRYFNDRQGLCAALNDFVERFNRHHLAQGRETGLTPYAVEDLNKLCLQNATGSGKTLLMHVNLRQFAHHARATGQADSYSRVIVLSPNERLTAQHERELRDNGFYPEALRQESDLVSRGQSALDIPLLTEITKLAEEQKVKQMAVDSFGDANLLLVDEGHRGMSGSDWKGKRDKLAAKGFTFEYSATFKQAVRAANDRVLAENYAKAVLFDYSYRYFYADGYGKDYRIFNLPGDELAYKDTYLTAALLAFYQQLRMFAEAGSRYAGYNLEKPLWVFVGASVTGRKVDEESVSPSDVAQILDFLARFLARREEFIGLVRSVLTGDSQQTGLLDAHGRDIFVRSFPYLKGLKQDAAQIYADICVRLFHAPGGGHLVVERVKGDSGELLLKVGESDTPFGVINVGDAAALAKHVQEALEHKQSLTEVRPSEFGEPVFGDVHKPTSPIHLLVGSKKFIEGWDCWRVSSLGLMRMGQSEGAQIIQLFGRGVRLKGKDMSLMRTSRYQPVNPPRDIHFLETLNVFGVQADFMATFRDFLESEGLPPNDVPHVEEITLNVTHDFGQKLKILRAKLRRDTLEQYDFRKHGPVVEFGLAALPPSLTIGGVPLVVDRFPRLQVIQAAEITGEAVDAPVSGPRHFDALRLVMLDWDKLWFDLERFRRQRHLENAIVPRDALRPLLEKPDWYCVLVPTQWWAPSMGNVRHWQSIAVELLSAALERSFNYQKRKYLDPRMELVPLTCDHENLPADGTDYQLIVEANEQYLIDDIKALKEELAQVGWRDHGHVQGVRLAMHLYEPLLSSEKVKIQPVGLNKSEFRFVEDLRLWLQTNAADVETRGERLFLLRNLAKQGVGFFEAGNFYPDFILWCLKADGSQRICFIDPHGLEHEGPGSDKIQLAENIKDLQARLNDKTVTLESIILSPNTNRMRIEHLWTQKGLPRPDLDALHVYFIGEGDYLAKVMKVVIE, encoded by the coding sequence ATGAGCCGCGCCCCACGCCGCACCAGGACGCAGCCGCCGCTCGTCGCCAGCCACTTCCAGGACGCGCTGGTGCTGAACCAGTACCTGCTCAGCCTGTTCGGCATCGACCCGCTGGCGCCGCACCGCGACGGCGGCCGCCCAGCGCGCCCGCTGGAACTGATCGCCAAGACGCTGCGCGATGCCGAACCGGGCATCGGCCCCGACGGCCGGCACCGCTTCCTCGCCGAGCTGATCTCGCATCTGCCGAAGAACTCGACCCTGACGCCGGCGGCGCTGGCGCGCTTCGACGCCAATCTCGTCGCACATACGCAGGCGATCAACGCCCGGCGCCGGCACAAGGGCGAGATCGCGTGGAAATACTTCCAGTGGCTGACGCTGCTGTTCGTGGAGATCTACCTCGACCGCTACTTCAACGACCGCCAGGGCCTGTGCGCGGCGCTCAACGACTTCGTCGAACGCTTCAACCGCCACCATCTGGCGCAGGGGCGCGAGACGGGCCTGACGCCGTATGCCGTCGAGGACCTGAACAAGCTGTGCCTGCAGAACGCCACCGGCAGCGGCAAGACCCTGCTGATGCACGTGAACCTGCGCCAGTTCGCCCATCACGCGCGCGCCACCGGCCAGGCCGACAGCTACAGCCGGGTGATCGTGCTGTCACCGAACGAGCGCCTGACCGCACAGCACGAACGCGAGCTGCGCGACAACGGTTTCTACCCGGAAGCGCTGCGCCAGGAAAGCGACCTGGTGTCGCGCGGCCAGAGTGCCCTCGACATTCCGCTGCTGACCGAGATCACCAAGCTCGCCGAAGAGCAGAAGGTGAAACAGATGGCCGTCGACAGCTTCGGCGATGCCAATCTGCTGCTGGTCGACGAGGGCCACCGCGGCATGAGCGGCAGCGACTGGAAGGGCAAGCGCGACAAGCTGGCCGCGAAGGGCTTCACCTTCGAGTATTCCGCCACCTTCAAGCAGGCGGTGCGCGCCGCCAACGACCGCGTGCTGGCCGAGAACTATGCCAAGGCGGTGCTGTTCGATTACAGCTACCGCTATTTCTACGCCGACGGCTACGGCAAGGACTACCGCATCTTCAACCTGCCGGGCGACGAGCTGGCATACAAGGACACCTACCTGACCGCGGCCCTGCTGGCCTTCTACCAGCAGTTGCGGATGTTCGCCGAAGCAGGCAGCCGCTATGCCGGCTACAACCTTGAAAAGCCACTGTGGGTGTTCGTCGGCGCCAGCGTGACCGGGCGCAAGGTGGACGAGGAAAGCGTGTCGCCGTCCGACGTGGCGCAGATCCTCGATTTCCTCGCACGCTTCCTCGCCCGGCGCGAGGAATTCATCGGCCTCGTCCGCAGCGTGCTCACCGGCGACAGCCAGCAGACCGGCCTGCTCGACGCGCACGGGCGCGACATCTTCGTGCGCTCCTTCCCGTATCTGAAGGGGCTGAAACAGGATGCCGCGCAGATTTACGCGGATATCTGCGTGCGCCTGTTCCACGCGCCGGGCGGCGGCCATCTCGTCGTCGAACGCGTCAAGGGCGACAGCGGCGAACTGCTGCTGAAGGTGGGCGAGTCCGACACGCCGTTCGGGGTCATCAACGTCGGCGACGCCGCGGCGCTCGCCAAGCACGTGCAGGAGGCGCTCGAGCACAAGCAGTCCCTGACCGAAGTGCGCCCGAGCGAGTTCGGCGAACCGGTTTTCGGCGACGTGCATAAACCGACCTCGCCGATCCACCTGCTCGTCGGTTCGAAGAAGTTCATCGAAGGCTGGGATTGCTGGCGTGTATCAAGCTTGGGGCTGATGCGCATGGGCCAGAGCGAGGGCGCCCAGATCATCCAGCTCTTCGGGCGCGGGGTGCGGCTGAAGGGCAAGGACATGAGCCTGATGCGCACCAGCCGCTATCAGCCGGTGAACCCGCCGCGGGATATCCACTTCCTGGAGACGCTGAACGTGTTCGGCGTGCAGGCGGACTTCATGGCGACCTTCCGCGACTTCCTCGAAAGCGAAGGCTTGCCGCCGAACGATGTGCCCCACGTCGAGGAGATCACGCTCAACGTCACCCACGATTTCGGCCAGAAGCTGAAGATCCTGCGGGCGAAGCTCCGCAGGGACACGCTGGAGCAGTACGACTTCCGCAAGCATGGTCCGGTAGTCGAATTCGGCCTCGCGGCACTGCCGCCGAGCCTGACGATAGGAGGGGTGCCGCTGGTGGTGGATCGCTTCCCGCGTTTGCAGGTGATCCAGGCTGCGGAGATTACCGGGGAGGCTGTCGACGCCCCGGTGTCGGGACCTCGCCATTTCGACGCCTTGCGCCTCGTGATGCTGGACTGGGACAAGCTGTGGTTCGATCTGGAGCGTTTCCGCCGCCAAAGACACTTGGAGAACGCCATCGTGCCCCGCGATGCGCTCCGCCCTCTGCTGGAAAAGCCGGACTGGTACTGCGTCCTGGTGCCCACGCAGTGGTGGGCGCCGTCGATGGGGAACGTTCGGCACTGGCAGTCGATTGCCGTTGAACTGCTGAGCGCCGCCCTCGAGCGCAGCTTCAATTACCAGAAGCGCAAGTATCTTGACCCGCGCATGGAGCTGGTACCGCTGACCTGCGACCATGAGAACCTGCCCGCGGACGGCACAGACTATCAGCTCATCGTCGAGGCAAACGAGCAGTACCTGATCGACGACATCAAGGCGCTGAAGGAAGAGCTCGCGCAAGTAGGCTGGCGCGACCACGGCCACGTCCAGGGCGTGCGGTTGGCGATGCACCTGTATGAGCCGCTGCTATCGAGCGAGAAAGTGAAGATCCAGCCGGTCGGCCTAAACAAGTCCGAGTTCCGCTTCGTCGAAGACCTCCGGCTTTGGCTGCAGACCAACGCGGCGGACGTAGAGACGCGCGGGGAGCGCCTGTTCCTGCTGCGAAACCTCGCCAAGCAAGGCGTGGGCTTCTTCGAGGCCGGAAACTTCTACCCGGACTTTATCCTGTGGTGCCTGAAAGCCGACGGCAGCCAGCGAATCTGCTTCATCGACCCTCATGGGCTGGAGCATGAAGGACCGGGCAGCGACAAGATTCAGCTCGCCGAGAACATCAAGGATCTTCAGGCGCGCCTGAACGACAAGACTGTCACGCTCGAATCCATCATCTTGTCGCCTAATACCAACCGCATGCGCATCGAGCATCTGTGGACACAAAAAGGCCTTCCTCGGCCCGACCTCGACGCGCTTCACGTGTACTTCATCGGCGAAGGCGACTACCTGGCCAAAGTCATGAAGGTAGTTATCGAGTAG
- the tnpB gene encoding IS66 family insertion sequence element accessory protein TnpB (TnpB, as the term is used for proteins encoded by IS66 family insertion elements, is considered an accessory protein, since TnpC, encoded by a neighboring gene, is a DDE family transposase.), giving the protein MFFPEGAVRVHLYGRPVDMRKSFDGLYALARHGVGQDPLSGHLFVFINRRATQMKVLYWDRSGFCIWAKRLESGRFVSDWSRATSREMDWTGLKLLLEGIEPARFKKRFALPASHRKPA; this is encoded by the coding sequence ATGTTCTTTCCCGAAGGCGCGGTGCGGGTGCATCTGTACGGGCGCCCGGTCGACATGCGCAAATCCTTCGACGGCTTGTATGCGCTGGCGCGCCACGGCGTGGGACAGGATCCGTTGTCGGGGCATCTGTTCGTGTTCATCAACCGGCGCGCGACCCAGATGAAGGTGTTGTACTGGGACCGCAGCGGGTTTTGCATCTGGGCCAAGCGGCTCGAGTCGGGTCGCTTCGTGTCGGACTGGTCGCGGGCGACGAGCCGCGAGATGGACTGGACGGGGCTGAAGCTGTTGCTCGAAGGCATCGAGCCGGCACGCTTCAAAAAGCGCTTCGCGCTGCCCGCAAGTCACCGCAAACCCGCATGA
- a CDS encoding AAA family ATPase has product MDQPPSLQRVALRGFRSIRAMDLELGPLNVLIGANGAGKSNFISFFRFMNKLLDKDLQFYAQQQGGADRILHFGRKTTDKLEIELRFTLNGYAAVLAPTPDNRLVFRDEFHAPPGLKPPAKGGDGAYRKRRTRLGRTGAEESALPKPDITTERGRLAAFLADWKTYHFHDTSDTAKVKGTCSVHDTTRLRSQGENLAAFLYGIRDTDAYARIVRTVQRVAPFFHDFVLQPDNSDWIRLRWKHKGSDDYFDASMLSDGTLRFICLATLLLQPRLPTIILLDEPELGLHPYALQLLGAMMRMASTRTQIVATTQSVTLANEFGWQDIVVVDQIDNASRFRRLEEQAVGHWLEDYRVGEIWEMNLLGGNPA; this is encoded by the coding sequence ATGGACCAGCCGCCTAGCCTGCAGCGCGTGGCCCTGCGGGGGTTCCGCTCGATCCGCGCGATGGATCTCGAACTCGGGCCACTGAATGTGCTGATCGGCGCCAACGGCGCCGGCAAGTCGAATTTCATCAGCTTTTTCAGGTTCATGAACAAGCTGCTGGACAAGGATCTGCAGTTCTACGCCCAGCAGCAGGGGGGGGCGGACCGGATTTTGCATTTCGGCCGCAAAACGACCGATAAGCTGGAAATTGAACTCCGCTTTACCCTCAACGGTTACGCGGCCGTCCTCGCTCCCACGCCGGATAACCGTCTGGTGTTCAGGGACGAGTTCCATGCCCCGCCCGGCCTGAAGCCGCCGGCAAAGGGCGGTGACGGCGCCTATCGCAAGCGACGGACGCGCCTGGGGCGCACCGGCGCGGAAGAATCGGCACTCCCCAAGCCGGACATCACGACGGAACGCGGGCGCCTCGCCGCCTTTCTTGCGGACTGGAAGACCTATCATTTCCACGACACCAGCGACACCGCCAAAGTGAAGGGCACTTGCAGCGTGCACGACACGACACGTCTGCGATCCCAGGGCGAAAACCTCGCAGCCTTCCTTTACGGCATCCGCGACACCGACGCCTACGCACGCATCGTCCGGACCGTCCAGCGCGTGGCACCCTTTTTCCATGACTTCGTGCTGCAACCGGACAACAGCGACTGGATCCGCCTGCGCTGGAAGCACAAGGGCAGCGACGACTATTTCGACGCGTCCATGCTGTCGGACGGCACGCTGCGCTTCATCTGCCTCGCCACGCTGCTGCTGCAACCGCGCCTCCCGACCATCATCCTGCTCGACGAGCCGGAGCTTGGCCTGCATCCCTACGCCCTGCAGTTGCTGGGCGCCATGATGCGCATGGCCAGCACGCGGACCCAGATCGTCGCAACGACCCAGTCCGTAACGCTGGCCAACGAATTCGGCTGGCAGGACATCGTGGTCGTCGACCAGATCGACAACGCATCGCGTTTCCGGCGCCTTGAGGAACAGGCGGTCGGGCACTGGCTGGAGGATTACCGCGTCGGCGAGATCTGGGAGATGAACCTTCTCGGGGGCAACCCGGCATGA
- a CDS encoding DUF262 domain-containing protein, with protein sequence MLAKVKEGEIAIPEIQRPFVWDGTQVRDLLDSLYQGFPVGYLIAWRNPDVKLKDGSTASGKMILIDGQQRVTALTAAVLGEQVVNKDYKKTRITIAFHPVNERFEVCNTAIRKDSAWIPDVAPVVAPGLLRSYCR encoded by the coding sequence ATGCTCGCCAAAGTGAAAGAAGGCGAGATTGCCATCCCGGAAATCCAGCGCCCCTTCGTCTGGGACGGCACCCAAGTGCGGGATCTTCTGGACTCGCTGTACCAGGGCTTCCCCGTCGGATATCTGATCGCTTGGCGGAATCCGGATGTGAAGCTGAAGGACGGTTCGACCGCATCCGGGAAGATGATCCTGATCGATGGCCAGCAGCGGGTAACTGCGCTGACTGCCGCGGTGCTCGGTGAGCAGGTGGTGAACAAGGACTACAAGAAGACGCGTATCACCATCGCCTTTCATCCGGTCAACGAACGTTTCGAGGTATGCAACACAGCGATTCGCAAAGACAGCGCGTGGATTCCTGACGTTGCGCCGGTGGTCGCGCCCGGCCTTCTTCGTTCGTATTGTCGGTGA
- a CDS encoding DUF192 domain-containing protein encodes MKRCFVRHAALFLASCLLQVPAAQADLPLVELGAGMYRIEAELAHTDEARQTGLMNRPAMPAHRGMIFVFAHDARHCMWMKNTLIPLSVAFLDHEGRILNIEQMQPRSEDSHCAAGPARFALEMNRDWFAGRNIAPGARIRGVDKLPAAR; translated from the coding sequence ATGAAACGTTGTTTCGTCCGTCACGCCGCGCTGTTTCTCGCGAGCTGTCTGCTCCAGGTTCCGGCCGCGCAGGCCGACTTGCCGCTCGTCGAACTGGGAGCGGGGATGTACCGCATCGAGGCGGAGCTCGCGCACACCGACGAAGCGCGCCAGACCGGCCTGATGAACAGGCCCGCCATGCCGGCGCACCGCGGCATGATCTTCGTCTTCGCCCACGACGCCCGCCACTGCATGTGGATGAAGAACACGCTGATCCCGCTGTCGGTCGCGTTTCTCGACCACGAAGGGCGCATCCTCAACATCGAGCAGATGCAGCCGCGAAGCGAGGACAGCCACTGTGCCGCCGGCCCGGCACGCTTCGCGCTGGAAATGAACCGGGACTGGTTTGCGGGACGCAATATCGCTCCCGGCGCCCGGATCCGCGGTGTCGACAAGCTCCCCGCGGCGCGCTGA
- a CDS encoding FHIPEP family type III secretion protein, which produces MALDPSLERILGQAVGAGGGEGGVIEPSLADGLLRHAAEVAQRQEDIGLPPVLLVPPQLRWLLSRFLRRAVPSLKVIANSEVPETRTIRVTAMVGGAAR; this is translated from the coding sequence ATGGCGCTCGATCCTTCGCTCGAGCGCATCCTCGGCCAGGCGGTCGGCGCCGGCGGCGGCGAGGGCGGTGTCATCGAGCCGAGCCTCGCCGATGGCCTGTTGCGCCACGCCGCGGAAGTGGCGCAACGCCAGGAGGACATCGGGCTGCCGCCGGTGCTGCTGGTGCCGCCGCAACTGCGCTGGCTGCTGTCGCGCTTCCTGCGGCGGGCGGTGCCTTCGCTCAAGGTCATCGCGAATTCCGAAGTGCCCGAGACGCGCACGATTCGTGTCACCGCGATGGTCGGCGGCGCGGCGCGCTGA
- the tnpA gene encoding IS66 family insertion sequence element accessory protein TnpA, with translation MAGVLKRKWRRRSREEWQEVFARHGSSGLSVTAFCAHESISVSSFQRWRAIVGPVCGKAVAVGPARQEAFVDLGVLGSGGASRWELKLDLGDGVVLHLVRG, from the coding sequence ATGGCAGGGGTGCTCAAGCGCAAATGGCGCCGGCGCAGCCGAGAGGAGTGGCAGGAGGTGTTCGCCCGCCACGGTTCGAGCGGGCTGAGCGTCACGGCATTCTGCGCGCACGAGTCGATCAGCGTCTCGAGCTTTCAGCGCTGGCGTGCGATCGTCGGGCCGGTGTGCGGCAAGGCCGTCGCGGTGGGGCCGGCTCGGCAAGAGGCGTTCGTCGATCTGGGAGTGCTGGGTTCGGGCGGCGCTTCGCGCTGGGAGTTGAAGCTTGACCTGGGTGACGGCGTGGTGCTGCACCTGGTGCGCGGCTGA
- a CDS encoding DUF4276 family protein has protein sequence MIRLGISVEGATEREFILQVLAPHLARYGVFASPVDMRGNVSRDRIRGALPHLIASFDHVSTLYDYYRFKQRETLSVDALQATMLELVAPAQRRHFTPYIQLHEFEALLFAVPELTVQTLGGTERQLHALRAAVEACGSPEAVNDRPETSPSHRLLALFGRDYEKPFHGPEVLRIAGLPAIRAQCPRFDAWVTRLENLGGRA, from the coding sequence ATGATCCGTCTCGGCATCAGCGTCGAAGGGGCGACCGAGCGCGAATTCATCCTGCAGGTGCTGGCCCCGCACCTGGCTCGTTACGGCGTGTTCGCAAGCCCGGTGGACATGCGCGGCAACGTCAGCCGCGACCGCATTCGCGGCGCACTACCGCACCTGATCGCCAGTTTCGACCACGTCAGCACCCTGTACGACTATTACCGCTTCAAGCAGCGGGAAACGCTCTCGGTCGACGCGTTGCAGGCGACCATGCTCGAACTGGTCGCCCCTGCGCAGCGCCGGCATTTCACGCCCTATATCCAGCTGCACGAGTTCGAGGCCCTGCTATTCGCAGTCCCCGAACTGACCGTGCAGACACTGGGCGGAACCGAAAGGCAACTGCACGCCCTGCGGGCCGCTGTGGAAGCTTGCGGCTCGCCGGAAGCGGTTAATGACAGGCCCGAAACCAGCCCATCCCACCGGCTGCTTGCCCTGTTCGGCAGGGATTACGAAAAGCCGTTCCACGGGCCGGAAGTTCTGCGCATCGCCGGCTTGCCCGCCATACGGGCTCAATGCCCGCGCTTCGACGCCTGGGTGACCCGACTCGAAAACCTGGGAGGCCGAGCATGA
- a CDS encoding IS66-like element ISAzo19 family transposase: protein MPPTPLTQLPTREEAARWTADQVVELAGAHLAQQRQFEVIKGECEAMRHQLDWFRRQLFGAKSEKRLVDANPHQMSLGELPVPESSPPPPGQDIAAHTRRARTSDCAKGDASALFFDEARVPVETIEVPNPEAEGLAPDQFEVIGEKVSHRLAQRPGSYVILKYVRPVIKRLDTQAISCPAAPGGVIRGSRADVSFVAGLITDKFCYHQPLYRQHQRLGDNGIRVSRPWLTQLTHGALALLEPIFTAQLDSIRASRIKAMDETPIKAGRAGPGKMKGGYFWPVYGERDEICFVYRESRKAQHIEQILGTDPPPEGAVLLTDGYGAYERYAEKCGLTHAQCWAHSRRKFFDAQSVEPERAGRALEMIGKLYAVEKRIREATLVGEACRAYRIEHAQPVVHEFFAWVDAQFDTHGLLPSSPLTTAMAYVRERRAALEVYLRDPEVAIDTNHLERALRVVPMGRRNWLFCWTEVGAKYVGIAQSLIATCRLHDIDPYDYLVDVLQRVGQHPAADVAQLTPRLWKQHFAANPLRSDLFGISK from the coding sequence ATGCCTCCGACGCCTTTGACGCAGCTGCCGACCCGTGAAGAAGCCGCCCGGTGGACGGCCGATCAGGTCGTCGAACTGGCGGGCGCGCATCTGGCGCAGCAGCGCCAGTTCGAGGTCATCAAAGGCGAATGCGAGGCGATGCGCCACCAGCTCGACTGGTTCCGGCGCCAGCTCTTCGGGGCGAAGAGCGAGAAGCGCCTCGTGGACGCCAACCCGCATCAGATGAGCCTGGGCGAGTTGCCGGTGCCCGAATCCTCGCCGCCGCCCCCCGGTCAGGACATTGCCGCCCACACCCGCCGGGCCCGCACCAGCGACTGCGCCAAGGGCGACGCATCGGCGCTGTTCTTCGACGAGGCCCGCGTGCCGGTCGAGACCATCGAGGTGCCCAACCCCGAGGCCGAGGGGCTCGCCCCCGACCAGTTCGAGGTGATCGGCGAAAAGGTCAGTCACCGCCTGGCGCAGCGCCCGGGCAGCTACGTGATCCTCAAGTACGTGCGTCCGGTGATCAAGCGCCTCGACACCCAGGCGATTTCCTGCCCGGCGGCACCCGGGGGGGTGATTCGCGGCAGCCGCGCCGATGTGAGCTTCGTCGCCGGGCTCATCACCGACAAGTTCTGCTACCACCAGCCGCTCTACCGCCAGCACCAGCGGCTCGGCGACAATGGCATCAGGGTGTCGCGCCCGTGGCTCACGCAGCTCACCCACGGGGCGCTCGCGCTGCTCGAACCGATCTTTACGGCCCAACTCGACTCGATCCGCGCGAGCCGCATCAAGGCGATGGACGAGACCCCGATCAAGGCCGGCCGTGCGGGCCCCGGCAAGATGAAGGGCGGCTACTTCTGGCCGGTCTATGGCGAACGTGACGAGATCTGTTTCGTCTATCGCGAGAGCCGCAAGGCGCAGCACATCGAGCAGATCCTGGGCACCGACCCGCCGCCCGAGGGGGCGGTGCTGCTCACCGATGGCTATGGCGCCTACGAACGCTATGCCGAGAAGTGCGGGCTCACGCACGCGCAATGCTGGGCGCACTCGAGGAGGAAGTTCTTCGACGCCCAGTCGGTCGAGCCCGAGCGCGCGGGCCGGGCGCTGGAGATGATCGGCAAGCTCTATGCGGTCGAAAAACGCATCCGCGAGGCCACGCTCGTCGGCGAGGCGTGCCGGGCGTACCGGATCGAGCATGCACAGCCCGTGGTCCACGAGTTCTTCGCCTGGGTCGATGCCCAGTTCGACACCCACGGCCTGTTGCCCAGCTCGCCGCTCACCACCGCCATGGCTTATGTGCGGGAGCGCCGGGCCGCCCTCGAGGTGTACCTGCGCGATCCTGAAGTGGCGATCGACACAAACCATCTCGAGCGGGCGCTACGCGTGGTGCCGATGGGTCGTCGCAACTGGCTCTTTTGCTGGACCGAGGTCGGCGCCAAATACGTCGGTATCGCGCAGAGCCTGATCGCCACCTGCCGGCTGCACGACATCGATCCGTACGACTATCTGGTCGATGTGCTGCAGCGTGTCGGCCAACACCCCGCTGCCGACGTCGCGCAACTCACCCCCCGTCTGTGGAAGCAGCACTTCGCTGCCAACCCGCTGCGATCCGATCTCTTCGGGATCTCGAAGTAG
- a CDS encoding flagellar motor protein: protein MDKTSLIGITLGIAAILSGQVLEGGHISSLVQPTAFLIVVGGTLGAVMLQSPLPVFRDGMRMAKWVFVPPSSNHTDLIAQTTDWSHIARKEGLLALEERIETLPDPFVRKGLQLLIDGVEPQHLRDVLEVEIDAWSAQMRLGAKIWEAAGGYAPTIGILGAVMGLIHVMENLSDPSRLGSGIAVAFAATIYGVAFANLIFLPISKKLLAHVASGVSQREMLVDGLVGIASGDNPRIIESRMQGYVS from the coding sequence ATGGACAAGACCAGTCTCATCGGCATCACGCTCGGAATCGCCGCGATCCTGTCGGGACAGGTGCTCGAGGGCGGCCATATTTCCTCGCTGGTGCAGCCGACCGCGTTCCTGATCGTCGTCGGCGGGACGCTCGGCGCGGTGATGCTGCAGAGCCCGCTGCCGGTATTCCGCGATGGCATGCGGATGGCGAAATGGGTGTTCGTGCCGCCGTCCTCGAACCACACCGACCTCATCGCGCAGACCACCGACTGGAGCCACATCGCGCGCAAGGAAGGCCTGCTCGCGCTCGAAGAGCGCATCGAAACGCTGCCCGATCCGTTCGTGCGCAAGGGGCTGCAACTGCTCATCGATGGTGTGGAGCCGCAGCACCTGCGCGACGTGCTCGAAGTCGAAATCGACGCCTGGAGCGCGCAGATGCGGCTCGGCGCGAAGATCTGGGAAGCGGCTGGGGGCTACGCGCCGACGATCGGCATTCTCGGCGCGGTCATGGGCCTGATCCACGTGATGGAAAACCTCTCCGATCCGTCGCGGCTCGGCTCGGGCATCGCGGTCGCATTCGCCGCGACGATCTATGGCGTCGCCTTCGCGAACCTGATTTTCCTGCCGATCTCGAAGAAGCTCCTGGCGCATGTCGCGAGTGGCGTCTCGCAGCGCGAGATGCTGGTGGACGGACTCGTCGGCATCGCCAGCGGCGACAACCCGCGCATCATCGAGAGTCGCATGCAGGGCTATGTGAGCTGA